From the Conexivisphaerales archaeon genome, the window GTCAACGAAAACCTACGTAAGTCCCTTTTTATTTTGTATATGTCTCCCATCTAGTCTCATTCCAGTTTGCAATAATAGTCGTGGATACTCTTGGACATTGTCTCAACCGAAAATTTTTCCTTCACGATGTTTCTGCCTTCCACACCCATTTCTTTCCGCAAGGAGGGATTAAACGCAAGTTCGACTAGGGCATCTGCAATATCATCAGGAGAATGTGGAGGGACAAGAATACCTGTCTTGTAGTGAACTATCGATTCAGGAATGCCTCCAACCCTGCAAGCAACCACAGGTTTCGCCATCGACATGGCCTCAAGCGGCACTAGGCCGAAGGGTTCAAATGTGCTTGGAAAACATACTACGTCTGAACTCGCATAATACGAAGGTAACTCTTCCTCTTTGACCAGACCAACCATCGACACATACTTTTCGAGGTCTAGCTCGTTCACTCTTCTCCGAATGGCATCACCAAGCTTTCCCTTGCCGCATATTATCAGGTGAACTGCTTTTGCCCTATGCTTTGCCCTGCCGATGGCTTCTATCAAGTCGAAGAGGCCTTTATTCCAGGCGAGCCTTCCAACAAAAAGGACAACAAACTTTTGCTCAAGGCCCAGCTTCCTACGGATGATGTTGCCATCCACTGATGGACTGAAAAACGAAGTGTCTACTCCACAGTATACAGTGACTATTCTTGCCCTATTACCTGTGAACCTTCGAAATCTTTCTTCGACATATTTTGAGATAGTAATACAAAGGTCCATCCTAGAAACCAGTTGCTTCATAGCTTCTCTTTCTGGTGCAACGCTCCACCACCCTGACTCTCCTCCAAATCCATGAACCGTTACTACGGTTCGCGTACTTGTCATGACCTTTGCCAAAAGAGATACTATTATAGGATTGAACGACTGTAATCCGTGTATGTGTGTAATGTCCTGATTTGAAATCAGTCTCCTCAGAAAATATAGAAATGTGCTCGGATTATCGGCATCTATCTTGGGTAAAATGTGAACTTCGTTTCCAAGTCTTGCTAGACCTGAAGCGAGTGACCGAACATGTGAACTTATCCCACCTATGGGTTTATTCGGTCCTACAAGTATTACCTTCATGAGTTACAAAAGATAACCGATTTAACGAAGACGTAGCTCGGGAAGATTAACGAGCGATACGGCGCATCAACCAGTCTCTAACCCATGACACTGAGTGGGCATACGGTAGTTCTACTAGAAAACATTCTGAGTTTTTGCAGAATGACTGCATAATCTGAATTATTCTTTCCCTTATCGACTCTTCTTGTCTTAGAAAATCTTCTCCTTTTGCAGTCGATGGTGATAACAAATATTGGTTGTGTCTCCAATGCCCAGCTTCAAATTCCCAAAACAGTTCCGCCGCAAGTGTGTTTCCAGATTCATATGAATCTGAAAGTCTGATCCTAGGCTCCGAGAGGCTGGTTCTCTTTATGATAATCAAAGTAGAAAGGCTACAGGCATCTTTCGTATTCGCTTCTTTGAATAATTGGTTGATATGCACTCGTGATCTGTGTCTCAGAAACTCAGATGGGTGATGCTTTAATAAATAAGCGTTGAATATTCTTCGAATATAGTCTTTATGATCGACAAGACTTGATAACGAACCGGATATTAGGTTCAGATGCTGGGACTGGAGGCGTATAGGCTCAGGATATGAGAGTATGTTCCCGCTGTTATCAGCTATTACCAAGTCTTCCCCCAAGTAGGAGAAACCACTCTTCAAGAGCTCGAGCAAAAGTGTTGTCTTTCCCACATGACCACTTCCCGCGATTAGTATTCCTTCTTCTTTAAAGCAGGCCGCCGATGCATGAACAAGTGTAGCGTTAGTTCTAGGTAATCTATAATATAGAAATGGCTCCAGCATAGAAAGCCTCAACTTTGCTCCTTCCTCTTCAATTTTCTCTTCAACGACGGCAGCATCTCCCATCGCAGCGAGTAACGCCCTCACTCCATGGAGCCTTACTAAGGAATGTAACAGAGATTTTAGCCTGTCTTCCCTGCCTGGCATATTAGGAAAATATACTGTAATTGAAACGTCAGAGGCTCTAACGTCACCTTGAATTACATATTCTATCGCCTGTCTATCTGTAACTTTCCAAGTGTGGTTTCGGAAGACGGTTGTATACTCTGTATCAGGATCAAACAGGATCCTGTCTCCAACTGTGTAACCTGACGGTCTCCATTCGTCAGATGGAAGTCTGCCAAGTACAATATGCAAATCAGCCGCACTGAACGATTGATTACACCTGAATGTTTGAAGCGTTGAATCTAATATTTGGCCTATAGGACTGTTGGACCCAGTAATTTTCACTGTTACCAAGTCGTGAATATTGTAGAAAGCAATTGCTCCTGAATCATTGGACAAGATTATTGACACCCATAAGCAATCTGTACAGCATAGCCTCTCTGACTAGCTCCTTGGCTTGTGGCCAATAAGAACGAGAATCTATGAAGTATCTTGGGTCTACAGACCAGAACGAAAAATTGGTTTGATACCTATGCATAAACAGAGTGGAGAGTTTAGCTACCAAAAGAATCATTTTCTGCGAATAGCCAATCTCTTCATTCTTGTCGAATATTTTATGACCGACCCGTAAATTTTCCCTGTACCTGATATATCTGTACTTTAACATGTGAA encodes:
- a CDS encoding glycosyltransferase family 4 protein, which produces MKVILVGPNKPIGGISSHVRSLASGLARLGNEVHILPKIDADNPSTFLYFLRRLISNQDITHIHGLQSFNPIIVSLLAKVMTSTRTVVTVHGFGGESGWWSVAPEREAMKQLVSRMDLCITISKYVEERFRRFTGNRARIVTVYCGVDTSFFSPSVDGNIIRRKLGLEQKFVVLFVGRLAWNKGLFDLIEAIGRAKHRAKAVHLIICGKGKLGDAIRRRVNELDLEKYVSMVGLVKEEELPSYYASSDVVCFPSTFEPFGLVPLEAMSMAKPVVACRVGGIPESIVHYKTGILVPPHSPDDIADALVELAFNPSLRKEMGVEGRNIVKEKFSVETMSKSIHDYYCKLE